The Rana temporaria chromosome 13, aRanTem1.1, whole genome shotgun sequence genome has a window encoding:
- the IQGAP3 gene encoding ras GTPase-activating-like protein IQGAP3, giving the protein MMGSSAAYERLTADEMDEQRRQNIAYQYLCHLEEAKRWMESCLNEDLPPPTELEESLRNGVTLAKLGNFFSPELVPLKKIYDIDQLRYKGAGLHFRHTDNINHWRQAMSRIGLPTLFQPETTDIYDKKNMPRVVYCIHALSLYLFKLGLAPQIQDLYGKVNFTEEEINNMKCELDKYGLQMPAFSKIGGILANELSVDEAAVHAAVIAINEAVDRGVVLDTMVALRNPNAMLVNLQEKLVAVYQELLYQAKSTKMANTRNKAHQNSSDSQDVYDHCLTQAEIQGNINKVNVHAALEYVDEALERKDSKSLYAALQDSALLLRRIQRENADWYLEQLTSDREQKALELGYVDLLEKEELQAGIDAANQISIREHAMEQAVSRINGAIRNENVAQTMKELSNPDAQLPDVYPTAAELYQQELHLLQSQSSQGSLTHEELFVAVEMLSAVALINRAVEAGDLNGFWTNLMSPALGLTDVDEENIQRYFNKLAKRKRRSQGGCAFVSWNDLQSCVNRINLSTQEEQDISSRRATGKNKKQNTLSYTAARLHEKGVLLEIEDLPFSQFRNVIFEIAPSEEAGRFQVKTKFLGVDMEKFQLNYQDLLQLQYEGVAVMKMFDKAKVNVNLLIFLLNKKFFRN; this is encoded by the exons ATGATGGGGAGCAGCGCTGCAT ACGAGCGCCTGACGGCGGATGAGATGGATGAGCAGCGCAGACAGAATATCGCCTACCAATATCTGTGTCACCTGGAGGAGGCCAAGCG ATGGATGGAATCCTGTCTCAATGAGGATCTGCCACCACCTACCGAACTGGAGGAGAGCCTACGAAATGGGGTCACTCTTGCCAAGCTCGGGAACTTCTTTTCTCCGGAGCTCGTGCCGCTGAAGAAAATTTACGACATCGACCAGCTGCGATATAAA GGGGCTGGACTACATTTTCGGCACACGGATAATATCAACCACTGGAGACAAGCCATGAGCCGTATTGGTCTTCCTACG CTTTTCCAGCCTGAAACAACTGATATTTACGACAAGAAAAACATGCCGCGCGTTGTGTATTGCATTCACGCTCTCAG TCTTTACTTATTCAAGCTGGGGCTGGCTCCTCAGATCCAGGACTTGTACGGCAAAGtgaattttacag AGGAGGAGATCAACAACATGAAGTGTGAGCTGGACAAGTATGGGTTACAGATGCCGGCTTTCAGCAAAATTGGAGGAATCTTGGCCAATGAGCTGTCTGTGGATGAAGCAGCAG tccatGCAGCTGTCATCGCTATCAATGAAGCCGTGGACAGGGGCGTGGTGCTGGACACAATGGTCGCCCTGAGGAACCCCAACGCCATGCTGGTGAACCTGCAGGAGAAGCTGGTGGCTGTGTACCAGGAGCTTCTCTACCAAGCCAAGTCTACCAAGATGGCAAACACCCGTAATAAG GCCCATCAGAATTCGTCAGACAGCCAGGATGTGTATGATCACTGTCTGACACAAGCCGAAATACAAGGCAACATCAACAAAGTCAATG tACACGCAGCATTGGAGTACGTAGACGAAGCTctggagaggaaagattcaaagAGCTTGTACGCGGCATTGCAGGACTCCGCCCTCTTGCTGCGCAGGATTCAGCGGGAGAACGCAGACTGGTATCTGGAGCAGCTCACCAGTGATCGGGAGCAGAAAGCTTTG GAACTGGGCTACGTGGACCTGCTAGAGAAGGAGGAGCTACAAGCTGGAATCGATGCTGCCAATCAAATTTCAATCAGAGAACATGCCA TGGAGCAGGCGGTTTCCCGTATTAATGGCGCTATACGCAATGAAAACGTGGCGCAGACCATGAAAGAACTGTCCAACCCCGATGCTCAGCTACCAGATGTCTATCCGACTGCGGCTGAACTGTACCAGCAGGAGCTCCACTTGCTGCAATCGCAGAGTTCCCAG GGGTCCCTGACACACGAGGAGCTGTTTGTGGCTGTAGAGATGCTCTCCGCTGTAGCGCTAATCAATCGGGCGGTGGAGGCGGGAGATCTGAATGGATTTTGGACCAATCTGATGAGCCCGGCGCTGGGCCTGACCGATGTTGACGAGGAGAATATACAGAG gtatttTAACAAACTGGCCAAGAGGAAGCGGCGGTCTCAGGGAGGGTGCGCCTTCGTGAGTTGGAATGACCTCCAATCCTGTGTGAATCGCATCAACCtctccacccaggaggagcaagaCA tttcttcccgaAGAGCCACGGGGAAGAACAAGAAGCAAAACACTTTGAGTTACACCGCAGCCAGACTACACGAGAAAGGCGTACTGCTAGAGATTGAGGACCTTCCCTTCAGCCA attccggAATGTCATCTTCGAGATCGCCCCTTCCGAAGAGGCGGGGAGGTTTCAAGTGAAGACGAAATTCCTCGGGGTGGATATGGAGAAGTTTCAGCTCAATTATCAG GACCTTCTCCAGCTGCAGTACGAAGGCGTAGCCGTTATGAAGATGTTCGACAAAGCCAAGGTCAACGTCAACCTGCTCATCTTCCTCCTGAACAAAAAGTTCTTCCGGAATTGA